One window of Mesorhizobium loti R88b genomic DNA carries:
- a CDS encoding amidohydrolase: protein MSVTGADHNADLIVINGRVLTMDEGNPAAEAVAVKDGAIIAIGSRAAIEELKGTATQVIDAKGGSVLPGFIEAHMHLFGGAAELDNLHLAGVHGFDALRDAIQSFAAARPNARLLIGAGVDYAILPEPVTRHHLDQIIPDRPFAMSASDHHTMWANTKALEEAGLLHGRELGPGNEIVMGADGLAAGELREGEAFGPILEHFGQNRTRLGLTGGEPEPYPSAEELAADRDLMHRGLEWCARHGITSIQNMDGNLYQLELLAGLEQEGRLICRTKIPFHFKNFMELGILEKASAMAATYKSEWLSSGMVKVFYDGVLDSWTAVMVDDYADRPGWRGEPLFTPEHFAEVAVEADRRGLQIAVHSIGDGAVRAVLDGYQAAQKANGKRDSRHRVEHIEVTTPTDVPRFAELGVIASMQPPHPPGAMNFPLEPTISRIGRDRWPLSYAWRTLKDAGARVVFASDWPVSPVDPILGIQAAVMRKPWAEGLPDQSFSLHEALAGYTVEGAYSEFMEDRKGVLKPGYLADLVVLSADIERTAPEALHTVRPVTTICGGKITYQA from the coding sequence ATGTCTGTCACGGGTGCGGATCACAATGCGGATCTGATCGTCATCAACGGTCGTGTGCTGACCATGGACGAAGGCAATCCCGCCGCCGAGGCCGTTGCCGTCAAGGACGGCGCCATCATCGCCATCGGCAGCCGTGCCGCAATCGAAGAGCTCAAGGGGACGGCCACACAGGTGATCGACGCCAAGGGCGGTTCGGTCCTGCCGGGTTTCATCGAAGCCCATATGCATCTGTTCGGCGGCGCGGCTGAACTCGACAATCTGCATCTGGCTGGCGTGCATGGCTTCGATGCCTTGCGCGATGCTATCCAGTCTTTTGCCGCGGCGCGGCCCAACGCCAGGCTTCTGATCGGCGCTGGCGTCGACTATGCGATCCTGCCCGAGCCGGTCACGCGCCACCATCTCGACCAAATCATCCCCGATCGCCCGTTCGCCATGTCGGCCTCCGACCATCATACGATGTGGGCGAACACCAAGGCCCTGGAAGAGGCGGGCCTCCTGCATGGCAGGGAATTGGGACCGGGCAATGAGATCGTGATGGGTGCCGATGGCCTCGCGGCGGGCGAATTGCGCGAGGGCGAGGCTTTCGGTCCGATCCTGGAGCACTTCGGGCAGAACCGCACACGGCTCGGTCTTACGGGCGGTGAGCCGGAACCATATCCGTCCGCCGAGGAGCTTGCCGCCGATCGGGATCTGATGCATCGCGGCCTGGAATGGTGCGCCCGCCACGGCATCACATCGATCCAGAACATGGATGGCAACCTCTACCAGCTCGAGCTGCTTGCCGGCCTGGAGCAAGAAGGGCGGCTCATATGCCGTACAAAAATCCCGTTCCATTTCAAGAACTTCATGGAGCTGGGGATACTTGAAAAAGCTTCTGCCATGGCCGCGACCTACAAGTCCGAATGGCTGTCCTCGGGCATGGTCAAGGTGTTTTATGACGGCGTGCTCGATTCCTGGACGGCCGTGATGGTCGACGACTATGCCGACCGTCCCGGCTGGCGCGGCGAGCCATTGTTCACGCCCGAGCACTTCGCCGAGGTGGCGGTGGAGGCCGACCGCAGAGGTCTGCAGATCGCCGTTCACTCGATCGGTGACGGCGCAGTCCGGGCAGTGCTCGACGGTTATCAGGCGGCCCAAAAGGCCAATGGCAAGCGGGACAGCCGTCACCGCGTCGAGCATATCGAGGTCACCACCCCGACGGATGTGCCGCGGTTCGCCGAACTTGGCGTCATCGCTTCGATGCAACCGCCGCATCCGCCCGGCGCCATGAACTTTCCGCTGGAGCCGACGATTTCGCGCATCGGCCGCGACAGGTGGCCGCTGAGCTATGCCTGGCGCACGCTCAAGGATGCTGGCGCCCGCGTCGTGTTCGCTTCCGACTGGCCAGTCTCGCCGGTTGATCCGATCCTGGGCATCCAAGCAGCGGTCATGCGCAAACCTTGGGCAGAAGGCCTGCCGGACCAGAGTTTCTCGCTGCATGAAGCGCTTGCCGGCTATACGGTCGAGGGCGCCTACAGCGAATTCATGGAAGACCGCAAAGGCGTGCTGAAGCCGGGTTATCTGGCGGATCTCGTCGTTTTGTCGGCCGATATCGAGAGGACTGCCCCGGAAGCGTTGCATACGGTGCGGCCGGTGACGACCATCTGTGGCGGCAAAATCACCTACCAAGCCTGA
- a CDS encoding TetR/AcrR family transcriptional regulator: MKRSLDRKTKIALEPRKQPRQQRSSKVVDRILDAALILTREQGTRTPTTLAIAQRAGLSVGSIYQYFPNKEAILLDLARRWLSSFPEVIAKRIKVAPPANREEFRQEVRKLFIDTSRIYLENATLMPVIEAISGNADLRPIQDEYDEQIIALYAAWLRHVNPALEDKIAKRLGLVMMEVGHACRLVGMKRDRKTFDLIEDDVESMWLALVSPYLNLD, translated from the coding sequence GTGAAGCGCAGTCTCGATCGCAAAACCAAAATAGCGCTCGAACCGCGCAAGCAGCCGCGGCAGCAACGGTCGAGCAAGGTGGTCGACCGCATTCTCGACGCGGCGCTGATCTTGACGCGCGAGCAAGGAACCAGGACGCCGACGACGCTCGCCATTGCGCAGCGCGCGGGCCTGTCGGTCGGTTCGATCTATCAATACTTCCCCAACAAGGAAGCCATTCTTCTTGACCTCGCCCGGCGCTGGCTGTCGTCCTTTCCCGAGGTGATCGCGAAGCGCATCAAGGTTGCTCCGCCTGCCAACCGCGAAGAGTTTCGGCAGGAAGTGCGCAAGCTCTTCATCGATACCTCCAGGATATATCTCGAGAACGCCACCCTGATGCCGGTGATCGAGGCCATTTCAGGCAATGCCGACCTCAGGCCTATCCAGGACGAATATGACGAGCAGATCATCGCGCTTTACGCCGCCTGGCTGCGACACGTGAACCCTGCGCTGGAAGACAAGATCGCCAAACGGCTCGGCCTGGTGATGATGGAGGTTGGGCACGCCTGCCGGCTTGTCGGCATGAAAAGAGATCGCAAGACATTCGACCTCATCGAGGACGATGTCGAATCCATGTGGCTGGCTCTGGTGAGCCCCTATCTCAACCTTGACTGA
- a CDS encoding ABC transporter ATP-binding protein, with protein sequence MPDKPDRNAIEVVNVSKIFGSGEGQVAALDTVSVSIRENEFFTLLGPSGCGKTTLLRLIAGFDFPSAGEILLYGQDIAPLPPFKRPVNTVFQSYALFPHMTVADNIGFGLEMLGKPKAEIAARVAQMLKLVKMEALSNRRTSQISGGQQQRVALARALAPQPKVLLLDEPLSALDYKLRKEMQIELKRLQHETGITFIFVTHDQEEALTMSDRIAVMSAGKILQVGAPRDIYDRPAERFVADFIGETNFLKGTVVSKKSGVATVKLASGATVAAGFPENFDPSGAVTVVVRPEHADLIADVSKGTVSGTLANVVYFGTDTHYHVKLDGGDNFIVRYQNSRSGAVTFEPGAKVGILFEDDGARILKD encoded by the coding sequence GTGCCGGACAAACCGGATCGGAATGCGATTGAAGTAGTAAACGTCAGCAAAATTTTCGGATCGGGTGAGGGGCAGGTCGCTGCCCTCGACACGGTCTCGGTATCGATCCGCGAGAATGAGTTCTTCACACTGCTGGGACCATCCGGCTGCGGAAAGACAACGTTGCTTCGGCTGATAGCCGGCTTCGATTTTCCGAGTGCCGGCGAAATCCTGCTCTACGGACAGGACATCGCGCCGCTGCCGCCGTTCAAGCGGCCGGTCAACACCGTCTTCCAGTCCTATGCGCTGTTTCCCCACATGACGGTGGCCGACAATATCGGCTTCGGCCTGGAAATGCTGGGCAAGCCGAAGGCGGAGATTGCGGCGCGCGTCGCCCAGATGCTGAAGCTGGTCAAGATGGAAGCGCTGAGCAATCGCCGCACCAGCCAGATCTCCGGCGGCCAGCAACAGCGCGTGGCGCTGGCGCGGGCGCTCGCACCACAGCCGAAGGTGCTCTTGCTCGACGAGCCGCTCTCCGCGCTCGACTACAAGCTGCGCAAGGAAATGCAGATCGAGCTGAAGAGGCTGCAGCACGAGACCGGGATCACCTTCATCTTCGTCACCCACGACCAGGAAGAAGCGCTGACCATGTCGGACCGTATCGCTGTCATGTCGGCGGGCAAGATCCTGCAGGTAGGCGCGCCGCGCGACATCTACGACCGGCCGGCCGAGCGCTTCGTCGCCGACTTCATCGGCGAGACCAATTTCCTCAAGGGTACCGTGGTGTCGAAGAAATCCGGCGTCGCCACCGTGAAGCTCGCCTCCGGCGCAACCGTGGCGGCAGGGTTCCCGGAGAACTTCGATCCCTCTGGCGCAGTCACGGTCGTGGTGCGGCCGGAGCATGCGGATCTGATCGCCGATGTATCCAAGGGCACAGTCTCAGGAACCCTGGCGAATGTCGTCTATTTCGGCACCGACACGCACTACCACGTCAAGCTCGACGGCGGTGACAACTTCATCGTGCGTTACCAGAACAGCCGGTCCGGCGCAGTGACATTCGAGCCGGGCGCCAAGGTGGGCATCTTGTTCGAAGACGACGGCGCGCGGATACTGAAGGACTGA
- a CDS encoding ABC transporter permease, protein MADPRNVDIKDQPGFRTIAIICVAVLYVPILILMIFSFNTGSLVTHWEGVGLNWYGTALLNEEFHNAAENTLIISVSATIVSTICATLAAIGMTRVKPWRGLPAAFMVINLPLMVPEIITAVATLSFFALIAGAFGLNFGIGNLILAHTVFCIPFAYMPIRARLEDMDLTLEYAAADLYATPWHAFRRITLPLLVPGIMSGAALAFIVSFDDFTITQLVAGPGQTTLPLYIWNQIRRPMTPEINAISTILLLVSILFVSVSFLIARRRAK, encoded by the coding sequence ATGGCTGATCCCCGCAACGTCGACATCAAGGACCAGCCCGGATTCCGCACGATCGCCATCATCTGCGTTGCCGTGCTTTACGTCCCGATCCTGATCCTGATGATCTTTTCGTTCAACACGGGTTCGCTCGTCACCCATTGGGAGGGCGTCGGCCTGAACTGGTACGGCACCGCACTGCTCAATGAGGAATTCCACAACGCCGCCGAGAACACGCTGATCATCTCGGTGAGCGCGACGATCGTTTCGACGATCTGCGCCACGCTGGCGGCGATCGGTATGACCCGGGTGAAGCCGTGGCGTGGCCTGCCGGCCGCCTTCATGGTCATCAACCTGCCGCTGATGGTTCCCGAGATCATCACGGCAGTGGCGACCTTGTCCTTCTTCGCCTTGATCGCCGGGGCCTTCGGTCTGAATTTCGGCATCGGCAATCTGATCCTCGCCCATACCGTGTTCTGCATTCCCTTCGCCTACATGCCGATCCGGGCGCGTCTCGAGGACATGGATCTGACGCTCGAATACGCCGCCGCCGATCTCTATGCCACGCCGTGGCACGCGTTCCGGCGCATTACGCTGCCGTTGCTTGTCCCCGGCATCATGTCGGGTGCGGCACTCGCGTTCATCGTCTCCTTCGACGATTTCACCATCACGCAGCTCGTCGCCGGCCCCGGCCAGACGACCCTGCCTCTCTATATCTGGAACCAGATCAGACGGCCGATGACGCCGGAGATCAATGCCATCTCCACCATCCTGCTCCTGGTCTCGATCCTCTTCGTCTCGGTATCGTTCCTGATCGCGCGCCGACGCGCCAAGTGA
- a CDS encoding ABC transporter permease yields MTMALSQAALFEAKAEKASARRNRLLSLPALIVIGIFGVLPLLIILVYSFLQAAPYGGVQWKFSTDAYLNFLFQQDIFDDTLQFTPDFLIIYLRSFLFAVVTTVICLLLGFPTAYFMATRTPAQRNWWVLLITIPFWSNLLVRTLAIMFIIRDEGLINNLLIGLGVIDKPITMLYTNFAIQLGLLYSFLPFMILPLYASLEKLDFRLVEAANDLYATRRQVLWRVIIPLSLPGIIAGCLLVFIPALGAYVTPLILGGGIHLMIGDLIAQQFGSGRNWPLGCAQALILMAAVLVALYFYVRTTSGKIQHG; encoded by the coding sequence ATGACAATGGCGCTTTCCCAAGCCGCGTTGTTCGAAGCCAAGGCTGAGAAAGCAAGCGCCAGGCGCAACCGCCTGCTTTCCTTGCCGGCGCTGATCGTCATCGGAATTTTCGGCGTGCTGCCGCTGCTGATCATCCTGGTCTATTCGTTTCTCCAGGCCGCGCCCTACGGCGGCGTGCAATGGAAGTTTTCGACGGACGCCTATCTGAACTTCCTGTTTCAGCAGGATATTTTCGACGACACGCTGCAGTTCACGCCGGATTTCCTGATCATCTATCTGCGCTCGTTTCTGTTCGCCGTGGTGACGACGGTCATCTGCCTGCTGCTGGGTTTTCCGACCGCCTACTTCATGGCCACGCGCACGCCGGCGCAGCGCAACTGGTGGGTGCTGCTGATCACCATCCCGTTCTGGTCGAACCTTCTGGTGCGCACGCTGGCCATCATGTTCATCATCCGCGACGAAGGTCTCATCAACAACCTGCTGATCGGGCTTGGCGTGATCGATAAGCCGATCACCATGCTTTACACCAACTTCGCTATCCAGCTCGGCCTGCTCTACTCGTTCCTGCCGTTTATGATCCTGCCGCTCTATGCCAGCCTGGAAAAACTGGATTTCCGGCTGGTCGAGGCGGCCAACGACCTCTACGCGACGCGTCGGCAAGTTCTTTGGCGGGTGATCATTCCGCTGTCGCTGCCCGGCATCATAGCCGGCTGTCTGCTTGTCTTCATTCCGGCGCTCGGCGCCTATGTGACGCCGCTTATCCTTGGCGGCGGCATCCATCTGATGATCGGCGATCTCATCGCCCAGCAATTCGGTTCCGGGCGCAACTGGCCGCTCGGCTGCGCCCAGGCGCTGATCCTGATGGCCGCGGTGCTGGTCGCCCTCTACTTCTATGTTCGCACCACGTCGGGGAAGATCCAGCATGGCTGA
- a CDS encoding histone deacetylase family protein — MKTVYSPLHAGHAGQMELVTSAIVPGFEKPSRAEFIKARVESEKLGPIVLPLEHDLAAAKRIHKSDYIDFLPTVWPQWVASGHEGTAMPFTWPTRGLRGDVPPKRVDALLGYYSFDAGATFVEGTWAAIKSSYDVALTAAGLVKGGERSAFALCRPPGHHAGAGFMGGYCYINNAAVAAQWFLDQGATRVSILDVDYHHGNGTQEIFYDRADVQVLNLHGDPMVEYPFFLGHADERGAGAGEGFNINYPMPFGTGWDAWNASLEDACGKLAAYAPDIVVVSLGVDTFEKDPISQFKLKSADYPKIGRRIARLGLPTLFVMEGGYAVEEIGVNAVGVLTGFEDR, encoded by the coding sequence ATGAAGACTGTCTATTCGCCGCTTCATGCTGGCCATGCCGGCCAGATGGAATTGGTCACATCAGCCATCGTGCCGGGTTTTGAAAAGCCTTCGCGGGCCGAATTCATCAAGGCGCGGGTCGAAAGCGAGAAGCTTGGCCCGATCGTGCTGCCGCTCGAGCACGACCTTGCCGCCGCCAAGCGCATCCACAAGTCGGACTACATCGATTTCCTGCCGACGGTCTGGCCGCAATGGGTTGCCTCCGGTCACGAGGGCACGGCCATGCCCTTCACCTGGCCGACGCGCGGCCTGCGCGGCGATGTGCCGCCAAAGCGCGTCGATGCGCTGCTTGGCTATTATTCCTTCGATGCCGGCGCCACCTTCGTCGAAGGCACATGGGCCGCGATCAAATCCTCCTACGACGTCGCGCTGACCGCCGCCGGCCTGGTGAAGGGCGGCGAAAGATCAGCCTTCGCGCTCTGCCGTCCGCCGGGACACCATGCCGGGGCCGGCTTCATGGGCGGCTATTGCTACATCAACAACGCCGCCGTCGCCGCGCAGTGGTTCCTCGACCAGGGTGCCACACGCGTCTCGATCCTCGATGTCGACTACCACCATGGCAACGGCACGCAGGAGATCTTCTACGACCGCGCCGACGTGCAGGTCCTCAACCTGCATGGCGATCCCATGGTCGAATATCCGTTCTTCCTCGGCCATGCCGATGAACGCGGCGCAGGTGCCGGCGAAGGTTTCAACATCAATTATCCCATGCCGTTCGGCACCGGCTGGGACGCCTGGAATGCCTCGCTTGAGGACGCCTGCGGCAAGCTCGCCGCCTACGCACCCGACATCGTCGTTGTCTCGCTCGGCGTCGACACGTTCGAGAAGGACCCGATCAGCCAGTTCAAGCTGAAGAGCGCGGACTATCCCAAGATCGGCCGTCGCATCGCCAGGCTCGGCCTGCCGACGCTGTTCGTCATGGAAGGCGGCTATGCCGTCGAGGAGATCGGCGTCAACGCCGTCGGCGTGCTGACCGGTTTCGAGGATCGGTAA